A genomic region of Arachis stenosperma cultivar V10309 chromosome 9, arast.V10309.gnm1.PFL2, whole genome shotgun sequence contains the following coding sequences:
- the LOC130950939 gene encoding uncharacterized protein LOC130950939 isoform X1, whose amino-acid sequence MAEPHDSHSEKDVKSPNIFERAKEEIQAVFHHDKMPTHDKETHGRNDDIDEETDTSEVKAPGVLERVKEEIEAVVEALHPNKDSQDHDSSSK is encoded by the exons ATGGCAGAACCACACGACTCTCATTCAG AAAAAGATGTCAAATCACCAAACATCTTTGAGCGAGCGAAGGAGGAGATACAGGCGGTTTTCCATCACGACAAGATGCCTACCCATGACAAAGAAACTCATGGGAGAAACGATGACATTGACGAGGAAACAGATACTAGCGAGGTCAAAGCCCCGGGTGTTCTTGAACGGGTGAAGGAGGAGATTGAAGCTGTAGTTGAGGCCTTGCATCCAAATAAAGACTCTCAGGATCATGATTCATCATCAaagtga
- the LOC130950939 gene encoding uncharacterized protein LOC130950939 isoform X2: MAEPHDSHSDVKSPNIFERAKEEIQAVFHHDKMPTHDKETHGRNDDIDEETDTSEVKAPGVLERVKEEIEAVVEALHPNKDSQDHDSSSK; this comes from the exons ATGGCAGAACCACACGACTCTCATTCAG ATGTCAAATCACCAAACATCTTTGAGCGAGCGAAGGAGGAGATACAGGCGGTTTTCCATCACGACAAGATGCCTACCCATGACAAAGAAACTCATGGGAGAAACGATGACATTGACGAGGAAACAGATACTAGCGAGGTCAAAGCCCCGGGTGTTCTTGAACGGGTGAAGGAGGAGATTGAAGCTGTAGTTGAGGCCTTGCATCCAAATAAAGACTCTCAGGATCATGATTCATCATCAaagtga